Part of the Marasmius oreades isolate 03SP1 chromosome 5, whole genome shotgun sequence genome is shown below.
ACTTTGTGAAGGATACCAAGATACTTGCGGAAGAAATGGACGGCGGTGATATTACTAATGAGAAGGCCGCGGCCAAAGTTGACGATCTGCCTTTCTATTGCATTGGTTTCAAGACGTCGTCACCGGAATACACTCTACGAACCAGGATATGGGCGTCATTAAGGGCTCAGACACTGTACCGTACCGTATCGGGTATGATGAACTACTCCAAGGCTATCAAACTCCTGTATCGGGTCGAAAACCCCGATGTGGTGCATGCTTTTGGTGGAAACACGGAACGCCTTGAGCGAGAGCTTGAGAGGATGTCGAGGcggaagttcaagttcactgTCTCTATGCAACGATATTCCAAATTCAACAAGGAGGAACACGAGAATGCAGAATTCTTATTACGCGCGTATCCTGACTTGCAGATCGCCTACCTGGATGAGGAGCCTGGTCCTAGAGGTGGAGAGGCAAGGTTATTCTCTACCCTTATCGATGGTCACTCTGAGATCGACGAAGCCACTGGCAAGAGGAAACCAAAATTCCGAATCGAACTTCCCGGTAATCCAATCCTTGGCGACGGTAAATCTGACAACCAGAATCACGCCATCGTCTTTTATCGTGGAGAGTACCTCCAGCTCATCGATGCCAACCAGGATAACTATCTCGAAGAGTGCTTAAAGATCCGAAACATACTTGGAGAGTTCGAGGAGTACTCAGTTTCCAGTCAGAGTCCTTACGCTCAGTGGGGCCACAAGGAATTTATTCGATCTCCTGTCGCTATCATCGGCACTCGAGAGTACATTTTCTCCGAAAACATTGGTGTTCTTGGTGACATCGCCGCAGGAAAAGAACAGACATTCGGTACTATGACTGCTCGTGCGCTGGCTTGGATTGGTGGAAAGTTACATTATGGTCACCCCGATTTCCTGAATGCCACTTTTATGTGCACTCGTGGTGGCGTTTCGAAGGCACAAAAGGGTTTGCATCTGAATGAGGATATCTTCGCTGGCATGAATGCATTTGGGCGGGGTGGACGCATCAAACACTCGGAATACTATCAGTGTGGTAAAGGTCGTGATCTTGGGTTCGGTACCATCCTGAACTTCCAGACGAAAATCGGAACTGGTATGGGTGAACAGATGCTTAGTCGAGAATACTACTATTTGGGCACTCAACTCCCGATTGACCGCTTCCTTACTTTCTACTACGGCCATCCGGGTTTCCACATAAACAACATCCTCGTCATCTATTCGATTCAAATCTTCATGCTCACTCGTATGtttctctttcccctcaTGTTTATGTTTAATACTCAACCTAACCCATTAGTCGTCTATTTGGGGACTCTCAACAGTAAACTACTCGTTTGCAACCTGGACTCTCAAGGCAATATTCTTGGCAATCAACCAGGATGCTACAACCTTGTTCCAGTCTTTGAGTGGATCAGGCGTTGTATCATATCCATTTTCCTGGTATTCTTCATTGCGTTCTTACCTCTTTTCCTTCAAGGTGAGCTTTATCTTCTTTTGCAAGTTCGACTCCTCTGATATAATGTCCTGTACTTAGAACTTGTTGAGCGTGGCACCGGCAAGGCGTTACTCCGTTTGGGCAAAcacttcctttccctttcccccaTATTCGAAGTGTTCTCCACGCAGATTTATTCGCAGTCCATCTTGAGTAATTTGACGTTTGGTGGTGCTCGATATATCGCTACAGGCCGTGGTTTCGCCACCACCCGTCTCAATTTCAGCACACTTTACTCTCGTTTCGCCGGGCCTAGCATATACATGGGAATGAGAAACCTTTTGCTGCTGTTGTATGCCAGTTTGACACTTTGGATCCCTCATTTGATCTACTTCTGGGCATCTATCCTTGCTCTGTGCATAGCTCCTTTCGTCTTCAACCCGCACCAGTTCTCTTTCGCCGACTTCATTATCGATTATCGCGAATTCCTTCGGTGGATGTCGCGTGGTAATTCTCGTACGAAGGCAAGCAGTTGGTATGGATATTGCCGACTCTCGCGTACGATGATTACCGGttacaagaaaaagaagctgGGCCACCCTTCGGAGAAACTGTCAGGAGATGTTCCGCGGGCCAAATGGAAAGCCGTCATTATTTCCGAAGTTCTTTGGCCAATTTGCATCGCGATCTTGTTTGTCAATGCCTACATGTTCGTCAAATCGTTCCCCGCGAAGTCAGGCAAGTCAGGTACTGCAGTTTCCGCCGTCAACGACAACCCAAGTGCTTTGATTCGGATTGCTATCATCGCCGTTGGGCCTATCGTCTGGAATGCTGCCGTTCTTATGACCTTGTTCTtcatttctcttttccttggTCCCATGATGGAGTCCTGGGTCAAGTTTGGTTCGGTGATGGCTGCTATTGCACATACTGCAGCCCTCTTTGGGCTGATTGCCTTCTTCGAATTCTTCGTACGTGTTCTCACTTTTTCATAAGATTCGTAATCTCAACTTCATATTTTTCCAGTGGTTTTTGGAACTTTGGGATGTGGCTCACGCCGTGCTCGGTATCATCTGTATTGTCGTCATCCAGCGCGCCATCCACAAGATCCTAATTTCTGTCTTCCTGACTCGTGAATATAAGCACGACGAGACGAACAGAGCATGGTGGACAGGTAAATGGTACGGCAGAGGTCTTGGTAATTCAGCAATGTCCCAGCCTGCCCGAGAGTTCATCGTGAAGATCGTGGAGATGTCACTATGGAGCTCAGATTTTATAATTGCGCATATTCTACTCATGATCTTGACGCCGCCGATCCTCATACCGTTCATAAACCGTATCCATTCAACCATGTTGTGTAAGTCTTCATTATCAAGCATCAGGAGTTGGTGGCTGATGTATAGTACAGTTTGGCTTCGTCCGTCAAAGCAGATTCGTGCACCACTATTCTCGACCAAGCAAAAGCGGACCAGACGATGGAATGTAAGTGTTTTCCTTTGACGCGCGAATAATCCATTCATGCAAGACTTATCATCCAGGTCATCAAATACTCAGTTGTTTACCTTATTGTCGTTTCTAGTCTCAGCGCTTTAATTGTCCTGCGTAAGCACTAAAACTGCTTGGCGATGATTTAGTCTAACTCCCTTTTAGCCGTGATATTCAGGGATAGGATCAACTTCGAATGCTCCATTTGCAAGAGTATCTAATGATCTACTATTAGTTATTATTTTCGTTGACGAATTTTCAATATATGCTCATTCTACTTACCCTCGTGCGCGCTTTCATCCAGTAATATGCTCGGCGCCTGGAAGGTGTCTGGAGTCGGCGAAATGAACATTGATCAACGCTTGTCGAGAGCAGTGGTACCCGGTGACGTCGACATGCAGTGAACCTTCAAGTTTCATCAACACTCAGCCTCCGTACTCGAGTACGTACAGTACGTTCGTCCTTCCAGCAAAGTCCGATCTAACAAAGTGCAGTTAGGCACTGTAGCATCCCGTGCTCACCAGTTTCGTTTCATAGTGTCGATATCCAATGAAGTTGACTGGAAACCATTGTAGTATCCCACCGCTTCTCAGCACAAAACAACAGCAACCAACACCTTGGTCTCTATGTTCGACACGACACGTTGGGGGAGCAGCGATCTCTTTTTCTGCTTTAATCTTATATTTATGCGGCATAGCACGTATATCAATGTCTCATGTCACGACGATAGCTAGGTcatctctccttcctctAGTTCGTGTTCATTCGACGGAACATCTCGTGAACTTTCCCCTCGACGTGCCTTTTCTCGATCGTGCACCTCCCTCATCTTTGCGCCGAGGATATTTGGATATAAAGCAGGACTGTTGCTCTTCCGGAACCTCTCCTCAAACCGCAATATCTTCTCCATTTGAGCTTGAAGGGCAAAGGAGCCACGCTATTTGATGATAAGCCGAAGTAGACTTCAAGGGACACAATACCTACGGCTTCCGTCACTCTCTTAGCTCGCGCCTCTTCCCTCATTTTATCCAACTCTTTCCGTCTTTGCTCTTGCTTGTTAGTCCCGGAACGCATGTTAGACGCACCGGGCTAAAAAAAAGACATCAATATCATTGAGATGGGTGTGATCATTCGAGAACACGCACCCCTCCGAATAATTCTGCATAAACATTATTATTCCGCAGATCGAGGTCTGCACTAGTCGTAGCAAGACCGTTTCTGAGTATTGGAGTCTTCGCGATGTCCGAGCTCTCCATGTTGTTTGCTTTGGACGGTACTGTACCAGCAGATTTAATCGCTACAATAGGCGTCCCAGTAGTGCTAGATTTATTCTTTCTGATTTGTGGCAACTTGCGCTTTTTTACTGGCGGGGAGCTGGAACCGGTCTCCTTTATGACAACGACGTCTTGTGAAGTAGATGCAACAGGTGAATTAGAGTCGTCCACAACATTAACCATCGGGCTGGTAGTGACATTCAGTTGGGGCTTCTGCTTCGACTTTCTAGATGGTTGTCCCGTCGTGTCTTTCCCCTTTGCTTTCTGCTCTCTGCCACCacttttggtttttggtCTAGAGGGACGTTTCGGAAGGTCCTCGAAATCGTCGCCGTCGCCGTCATGCAACGTTCCCAAATCTTGTGCAaggtcttcttcatctggctcAAAATTTTCCTCCGACTCTGGATCTGAGAGTTCGACCCTTTTCGTTTtacttctcttcttcttcgttgtGTCGTCATGTTTTGTCGTTGTGGGTGATTCATCTTCCCCTCCGAATCTCTTGGGTTTAACGATTGCGCGTTTCTGACGCCCTGTCGGCACAGACTTGAAGTCTTGATCATAGTCGCCACCTTCAACATCCATAAGAAAGTGTTCCAGTGCATTATCATCTTCCAGGCGTAGCCGTTTCAAAGGAGGTGATGAGGCCGAAGGTTCCATgtcatcttcctcgtcgGACGATAGAACTGCTCGTTTTGGATGTTTTCGTCGTGTGGAAGGTTCTGCGTACTAAAAAACATAATGAAACTGAATATAATTGGTTTAGAAAATCTTACCTCTGACATTTCACTGGTAGGTTTCGCAGGAACCTTTATTCGGAGTGGTATCGACATGTGCAGTGGGTGTAATTTTAGAGTGATGCGGGTCATTTAGCGCTGAAATACCACGCGACAAAACTTTGAATAGTGCTACTGTTACATTATCTCGAAATTTTTGTACCCTTCATGCAGAATCCACTTGATAAAACTTCATCAGATCCTGAAGGTCGTCTCGTGAACCCAAAAACACGGGGCAGCGTTCATGTATGTTCGTGGGAATGATATCCAAAATACGCTTCTTCCCCGTCGTAGCGATTCCACCAGCCTGATGAGAAACGAAACGCGAATCAAGATCGGTCGTATTGAATTTGAGGTACATGCCTACCTGTTCAGTTAAATAGGCCATTGGAAAAGCCTCGTACAAAAGCCTGAGTTTGCCGCTTTTACTCTTTTTGTCGTCGGGGTATCCGAAAATACCACCATATAGCAAGGTACGGTGAACATCGGCTACCATCGATCCAATATACCGGGCACTGTATGGAGATTTCCCGTTTGTAGGGTATTTGATCGATTTCAGGTAATTGACTACTGGAGGATGGAAATACATAGAATTTCCTTCATTGAATGAATAGATCTTGCCGCGAGAGGGTATTTTGATCTTGTAGAGAGATATTAGGGGACAGAGGGAGGATGCGAAAACTCGTATGCGTACGGAAGGATGGGTAAGGATGAATTCCCCGAGAGACGGGTCAAGTGTGTATCCATTGACACCTTGACCAGTAGAGAAAACTAAGTTGGCGGACGACCCGTACCTAAAATACCGTCAGGAAAGCGACATTTGTTAGCAATTCTACCAGCTCATACATGGTATAACCCGCTGCGACCATCTCACTCCCTGGCCGCAATACGTCTTCAATCGATCCCGAAGAATCCGGCCTCTGAAATACATGGCACACTCAGTCTGTAATGGTGAGAGTTAAGACACAATCCACGCACAACACGATATATACCAAAGATTGTTCCGATGTTAACGCCAGCGTCGATGTTGCTACTACCGTCAAGTGGATCGAAGACGACGCAGTATTTCCCTTTATTATTTCCATCAATTATAATAGCATCCTCGAGTTCCTCTGAAACAAGAACAGCAGTCTTCCCGGAAGCACGAAGGGCATTGATCATGATATCGTTTGATAAAACATCCAATTTCTTCTGCTCTTCTCCTTGTATATTGGTCTCCCCGGCAAGCCCCACGCTACAGGCATGGATCGGGTGAGATCGACAACGTTGGGGCATTGATTTGGTCGATAGACTCACAGGTTGATGAGGCGAGCCTTCCTGACATTAGTTGCAATGAACTTGGAAGTGACTTGAATTGCGGTCAGGAGTAAAGTCAAGTCTCCTGTGGCTGCGGTACCCAATCTGAGCTGATCATGGAGAACATGTCTGTAAAATGGTGTATGGTTCAAGGCGAGCTGGGGACATGATGAACTAGCACACACCGAGTGAGGGTGATGAGGTCGGTGCTTGGAGATTCTTCAGTGGCCATCTTGATTAGTATGACTTGGGGGCTTGGTTTACGGGATGAACCAGAAGGGTCTCAAGCAAAATATTAAAATCACGTGGGTTGGACTGTAGCGACCCTGGCATTGCCCGAAATATCGAATGTGGTAATAGTTACAAATAGTCACATTACTTTTCGCTTTTCAACCGTTCATTTCATATGCCTTCCTCTCGTATatgtttttctttccttcattACGAAAAGCTATCGGGGTGTTTGATTTTGTAGATACCTGAGTTACATAAGTGGCATAGATAGCCAATGATATCGTTTCTCGTTTCAACCGCGTCTACAGCCACGGCGAAAACATACCTTCCAAAAAGGGAAATATCTCCGAAAATCATTATGTTCTGATCAAGGCATAGGTTACGCTAATTGTCATGCTATGATTATCACTTTTGGAAGGTATCCATCAGTTTTCGCCGCCCCCTGTTTCTATCCAGACAGGTCAGGGATTTCACAAATATCCCTTGCCAGTGCCCAGGGTTCTGCTACGGCCAGTGTGTCGAGGTAATTTATGCAGAACAATTTATTGCAACAAGCCGTCGTAGTCGCCAACTCCAGCTATGTTGTATTATTTGAAGTACAAATGCAGTGGAAAGCTAATTGGCATCGAGTGTCTTTGAGGTAGGGATTGGTCCATCCCCATCCGCAACCAACCCCCTAATACCGCTGATATTCGGACCGATAGTATCGCGGCCCGCAATCTCTCGCTCATATTCCGACTCCTCgctgtcttcctcttcctcttcctcttcgtcatcgTCTTTATCGTATACCCGTCTTTGAGCCTGAGCGATAGCGGCAGCAAGTTCAGCACTGATACTAGCGACACGCACTTCCAAGGGTTCCTCTTGTGAAGGAAGATCAGGAGCTGAAGGAGGATTGAATAGAGTAGAAAGTATGGACTCCGCCAAGggatcttcgtcttcatcggACCGCCTCTTCTTTCCCTTGAAGCTGTATTTCCTATCAATGACGATGTCAGTTAGCTTCAATCGATGTGAGGACGAGACTCACAAATTGGGATCTGGTTCCCAGTTCGGGTCGTGGGTGTGCATATGCTGTGTCAAACTCGTTCGCCGCGTGAACGTCTTTTCGCAGCGTGGATCCTCGCATTTATATGGTCTCTTGCCGGTGTGTGTACGGCGGTGCCGTGCAAGACTACTCGAGTCACCAAATGTTTTACCGCAACCAGGATATTCGCAGCAATAGGGCTTTTCGCCAGTGTGTACCCTCGCATGAACATGCAAGGCTGACCTCTGGGTAAAAATGGAGCAATTAAGATGGGAACAAAGTTCAGATAATCAAATACAGACCTGAATGAAGGTTTTACCACACCCGACATGGCTGCATACAAACGGCCGTTCTCCGGTATGTATTCGCATATGTCGGACAAGGTCGCTGCGACGAGTGAATGATTTCCCACATTCGCTCTCTTCGCAGGGATGGGAGGTGGTGGTAATTACTTTCTCCTTGTCTCGTGTTCTTTTGCCTTTCTTGCGGGGGGGAACAGAAGGGGCAGAAGACGTTGAAGGTGTGTTAGGTGCGCTTGCGCGATTCGAAGGGACTAGAACGGGTGATTTATTGTTGGGACCATTCGAGTCCTCGTTGGCATTTCGAGTAGACACCACTGACGAGGCGCCGCGATTCCCAAACTGTGCAGATAATTGGGTAAGAAAATCGCTGATGTCCGTAAATTCGG
Proteins encoded:
- the FKS1_2 gene encoding 1,3-beta-D-glucan synthase (CAZy:GT48), which translates into the protein MAARPYGGPNDPRTFQQNPFANSPARPQQFPQPSHPQQPRRDYGEPEAAATDPYGAYNTSTTRLAGAPGYYDQGASHPDRNYATSVDSHSSYPGISPFADPGVGSNEPYPAWSQDRQIPMSTEEIEDVFIDLQQKFGFQRDSMRNMFDFTMHLLDSRASRMTPNQALLTLHADYIGGQHANYRKWYFAAQLNLDDAVGQSQNPGLQRLKSVKGGGAGGSKSLDSALNRWRNAMNNMSQYDRLRQIALYLLCWGEAGNVRFTPECLCFIFKCADDYYRSPECQNRVDPVPEGTYLSAIIKPLYRFMRDQGYEVQDGKFVRKEKDHDQIIGYDDINQLFWYPEGLARIVLNDNSRLVDVSPPQRFMKLSRIDWNKVFFKTYYEKRSLAHLLVNFNRIWILHVSVYYFYTAFNSPKVYAPRTKQHPSPQMTWSAVALGGAVSTGIMLAATLAEFRYIPTTWNNASHLTTRFIFLLIILALTAGPTFYIAMVDDRPNLSQVPLILGIVQFFVSVVATVCFAIIPSGRMFGDRVAGKSRKYMASQTFTASYPSLGRSARTASILLWVLIFTCKFVESYFFLASSFSSPIAVMARTKVQGCNDRLFGNALCSNQVPFTLAIMYIMDLVLFFLDTYLWYIIWVVVFSIGRSFGLGLSIWTPWSEIYTRLPKRIYAKLLATGEMEVKYKPKVLVSQLWNAVIISMYREHLLSIDHVQRLLYHQVDGSDGRRTLRAPPFFTNQQGQGHKNNFFPEGGEAERRISFFASSLATAIPEPLPVDAMPTFTVLVPHYSEKILLSLREIIREEDQNTRVTLLEYLKQLHPVEWDNFVKDTKILAEEMDGGDITNEKAAAKVDDLPFYCIGFKTSSPEYTLRTRIWASLRAQTLYRTVSGMMNYSKAIKLLYRVENPDVVHAFGGNTERLERELERMSRRKFKFTVSMQRYSKFNKEEHENAEFLLRAYPDLQIAYLDEEPGPRGGEARLFSTLIDGHSEIDEATGKRKPKFRIELPGNPILGDGKSDNQNHAIVFYRGEYLQLIDANQDNYLEECLKIRNILGEFEEYSVSSQSPYAQWGHKEFIRSPVAIIGTREYIFSENIGVLGDIAAGKEQTFGTMTARALAWIGGKLHYGHPDFLNATFMCTRGGVSKAQKGLHLNEDIFAGMNAFGRGGRIKHSEYYQCGKGRDLGFGTILNFQTKIGTGMGEQMLSREYYYLGTQLPIDRFLTFYYGHPGFHINNILVIYSIQIFMLTLVYLGTLNSKLLVCNLDSQGNILGNQPGCYNLVPVFEWIRRCIISIFLVFFIAFLPLFLQELVERGTGKALLRLGKHFLSLSPIFEVFSTQIYSQSILSNLTFGGARYIATGRGFATTRLNFSTLYSRFAGPSIYMGMRNLLLLLYASLTLWIPHLIYFWASILALCIAPFVFNPHQFSFADFIIDYREFLRWMSRGNSRTKASSWYGYCRLSRTMITGYKKKKLGHPSEKLSGDVPRAKWKAVIISEVLWPICIAILFVNAYMFVKSFPAKSGKSGTAVSAVNDNPSALIRIAIIAVGPIVWNAAVLMTLFFISLFLGPMMESWVKFGSVMAAIAHTAALFGLIAFFEFFWFLELWDVAHAVLGIICIVVIQRAIHKILISVFLTREYKHDETNRAWWTGKWYGRGLGNSAMSQPAREFIVKIVEMSLWSSDFIIAHILLMILTPPILIPFINRIHSTMLFWLRPSKQIRAPLFSTKQKRTRRWNVIKYSVVYLIVVSSLSALIVLPVIFRDRINFECSICKSI
- a CDS encoding Fructose-1,6-bisphosphatase, cytosolic (BUSCO:EOG092632WW), producing the protein MATEESPSTDLITLTRHVLHDQLRLGTAATGDLTLLLTAIQVTSKFIATNVRKARLINLVGLAGETNIQGEEQKKLDVLSNDIMINALRASGKTAVLVSEELEDAIIIDGNNKGKYCVVFDPLDGSSNIDAGVNIGTIFGIYRVRPDSSGSIEDVLRPGSEMVAAGYTMYGSSANLVFSTGQGVNGYTLDPSLGEFILTHPSIKIPSRGKIYSFNEGNSMYFHPPVVNYLKSIKYPTNGKSPYSARYIGSMVADVHRTLLYGGIFGYPDDKKSKSGKLRLLYEAFPMAYLTEQAGGIATTGKKRILDIIPTNIHERCPVFLGSRDDLQDLMKFYQVDSA